A region from the Sorex araneus isolate mSorAra2 chromosome 6, mSorAra2.pri, whole genome shotgun sequence genome encodes:
- the TH gene encoding tyrosine 3-monooxygenase, with product MPTPGTGAPQAKGFRRAVSELDSKQAEAIMSPRFIGRRQSLIQDARKEREKAEAAAAEPGEPPEVAPLQERDGRASLALLFSLRGPKPSPLSRVLKAFETFEATIQHLESRRASKPRAGDAGLDFFVRCEVRGADLPALLSSLRRVADDVRGAREQKALWFPRKVSELDRCHHLVTKFDPDLDLDHPGFSDQAYRQRRKLIAEIAFQYKHGDPIPRVEYTAEEVATWKEVYRTLKGLYATHACREHLQAFELLERCSGYAEDHIPQLEDVSRFLKERTGFQLRPVAGLLSARDFLASLAFRVFQCTQYIRHSSSPMHSPEPDCCHELLGHVPMLADRTFAQFSQDIGLASLGASDEEIEKLSTLYWFTVEFGLCKQNGEVKAYGAGLLSSYGELLHCLSEEPEVRAFDPEEAAVQPYQDQTYQSVYFVSESFSDAKDKLRSYAARIQRPFSVRLDPYTLSIEVLDSPRAVRRSLGGVQDELHVLANALSAIS from the exons TCTCCCCGCTTCATCGGCCGCCGGCAGAGCCTCATCCAGGATGCACGCAAGGAGCGAGAGAAGGCAGAGGCGGCGGCGGCTGAGCCAGGGGAGCCCCCCGAGGTGGCGCCCCTTCAGGAGCGGGACGGCCGGGCCAGCCTCGCTCTGCTCTTCAGCTTGCGGGGACccaagccctccccgctgtcccgtgTCCTCAAGGCCTTCGAG ACCTTTGAGGCGACCATCCAGCACCTGGAGTCGCGGCGGGCGTCCAAGCCACGGGCAGGGGACGCGGGGCTGGACTTCTTCGTGCGCTGCGAGGTCCGGGGCGCTGACCTGCCGGCGCTGCTCAGCTCCCTGCGCCGGGTGGCAGACGACGtgcggggtgccagggagcagaaGG CCCTCTGGTTCCCGAGGAAGGTGTCCGAGCTGGACCGGTGTCACCATCTGGTCACCAAGTTCGACCCTGACCTGGACTTGGATCACCCG GGCTTCTCGGACCAGGCATACCGCCAGCGCCGGAAGCTGATCGCCGAGATCGCCTTCCAGTACAAGCA CGGCGACCCCATCCCACGCGTGGAGTACACGGCCGAGGAGGTCGCCACCTG GAAGGAGGTGTACCGCACGCTCAAGGGGCTCTACGCCACGCACGCCTGCCGCGAGCACCTGCAGGCCTTCGAGCTGCTGGAGCGCTGCAGCGGCTACGCAGAGGACCACATCCCGCAGCTGGAGGACGTGTCCCGCTTCCTGAAGG AGAGGACGGGCTTCCAGTTGCGGCCGGTGGCCGGCCTGCTGTCCGCCCGCGACTTCCTGGCCAGCCTGGCCTTCCGCGTGTTCCAGTGCACGCAGTACATCCGGCACTCCTCGTCGCCCATGCACTCGCCCGAGCC GGACTGCTGCCATGAGCTGCTGGGACACGTGCCCATGCTGGCCGACCGGACCTTTGCGCAGTTCTCCCAG GACATTGGCCTGGCATCCCTGGGGGCTTCGGACGAGGAGATTGAGAAGCTGTCCACG CTCTACTGGTTCACGGTGGAGTTCGGACTGTGCAAGCAGAACGGCGAGGTGAAGGCGTACGGCGCGGGGCTGCTGTCGTCCTACGGGGAGCTGCTG cactgcctgtcGGAGGAGCCCGAGGTGCGCGCCTTCGACCCCGAGGAGGCGGCCGTGCAGCCGTACCAGGACCAGACCTACCAGTCCGTGTACTTCGTGTCCGAGAGCTTCAGCGATGCCAAGGACAAGCTCAG GAGCTACGCGGCGCGCATCCAGCGTCCCTTCTCCGTGCGGCTGGACCCGTACACGCTGAGCATCGAGGTGCTGGACAGCCCCCGCGCTGTGCGGCGCTCCCTGGGGGGCGTTCAGGATGAGCTGCACGTGCTGGCCAACGCCCTGAGCGCCATCAGCTAG